The Triticum aestivum cultivar Chinese Spring chromosome 5A, IWGSC CS RefSeq v2.1, whole genome shotgun sequence genomic sequence ataaggaattccttcttttccggaagcccattcggacataactccaaagttaagtgtacTCAGCTTgaagtaatttcaggatgggtgaccgaccaggatgttgctcctgggtgcgcacgagtgaggacaaattgtgcagaaaagactagtattgatctgtggggccagtctagatcccaccagAAGTAACGACCACCAGCGGATGTGTTCGGGGCGTTACACCCAGATGGTTACAGAGGCCTGTTTCTTGGTCCTGCTTGCCTCGGTTCAAAGCAGCAATTCAGCAACCATTCTTCTGTATAGCTAGAGGCTTATGATTACTTCCCTGGCTACTTTTCATGTCTGTCTGGTTTAGTCGATGGTCGTTTCTTGTTCGGGGTTATGGATCAGGAACATATGATCGGTACTATGGAGGAAACTTTGCACTTGAGACTTATTACTGTGTAGGAAACTTATCCAAGCATGAGCATTATGTTTGCATTGTGATTTTTAAATCTTCTATGGAGGAAACTTTGCACTTGAGACTTATTACTATGTAGGAAACTTATCCAAGCGTGAGCATTATGTTTGCATTGTGATTTGTAAATCTTCTATGGAGGAAACTTTGCACTTGAGACTTATTACTGTGTAGTCGATGCATTTGAGACTTGCTGTGGTTGAGCTTGTGGAATCGATGTAGTTGATACTTGGGCTCTGTTCGGTGTTGCTCCGCTCCACAACTCTGCTCCCGAAGCTAGCGGAGCTGCAGTTGAAAATGACGGAGCTGCAGTTTCCTCGCTCCGCAAATTCCGGGAGTTGGTGGATTACCGAACAGTTAGCGTGGTTGTGGACTTTTGGTGATCTTGAGCTTGATGCATTTGCTGCGAAGAAAAATTTAGATGGATTGGGTCCTAATCATCATGGAGCAGAAGTGCCCAAAATACAATAATAACTGAACTGATGCTCCGTAGGTGAGGGAGATACCGTCGATGTGCCATCTGGGATAGAGGAGTTGAGAATCTGCTCGAATGGCGTGGAAATCGGTTTTGATGTCAACTTTTCTCCAGATGTTGGTAGCGGCGGGGCAGTGAATGGGAAGGTGGGGCAGTCTTCGTCATCATGTGCACAACAGGGGCACAATGCATTGGTTAGTCTATATACTctctccattccataatgtagtgcgccCGCGCTTTGCAAGATTCAAGTTTGACAGTAAATTTAACCAATGAGGCCGATtgtggcgggagcaaaaattatatcattgaattcatataatttttgctcccgccacaGTTGGccttgttggttaaatttacggtTAAACTTGGATCTTGAAAAGCATGGGTGCActatattatggaatggagggagtattacgcAATGGTCATCATGAGCCATGACATTGGTTAGTCTATTACACAGTGCAAGCTCGATCCCATCATGCACAAATTTTTTAGACAAGGGCATTATGGTTTTAGTGGTGGGAGTAGTGCCGAGAAGGTATTGGCTAAGGGTTTTGGGAGGATCATATGTCTGACCAAAGGAAGGTGGCGCAACCATTACACACTTTGCATTGAGTCATCTCAGAGAGGTGGTGTAGGTGTTTGTTAGCGTCATCAGAGGGCGTTTGGAGGTTTGTCTCTGGCAGATCTCGTGGGATTCGATCTGCGTTTGTCTTCCGTGGATCCACATGGATCCGATGTTCGTTCGTTTGTGTTCCTGTGTCTAGACTTCCCAATTGCCCGGCTTTGGTGATGGAGGGTTGATGACGACGGCACGCCTTCGACTCgctgcttgtagtcgttgctaggtggtctacaaACCCGAATATAAATTTTACTTCTGATGTTCTTcgtactaccttgacagttgatgaataaatTTGTAATTTTTTTCTCGTGAAAGAAAGGAAGAAGCATTGCTTCCGTGGGAGAGTGGCAGTGGTGAGGACCATAGGAACCAATCCTTCCAAGACAAGTACCTTGACTATGTTCTATTGACACCTTAAAATTACATTGTTGTTCTTATGTACATGGGTAAAGTAACCTTTTTAGAACCTCCTGTCCGATTTAATGCATGCACTTGGGTATAGGCAGATTATGTATGTCAGTTCTAGAAGTTTGCTAATAAAACAACGGATTTGATAATACTCATCTGCTCAtctgtaaacttttataagacgttttaaATTAAGTGATttaaaacgtcttataaaagttTTTATAGGGAGTAGATGAGAAGTAATTAAGTCTCATTCTAACTCCTAACTATTTGATTaaccaaagaaaagaagaaaaaaaaacctaTATATTGAGTCTATTACATAATTACATGTTGCGAACAACATATATGTCATGATTTAATTTAAATTTCAAACTGCAGCTAATATTCCTAATCTGCAAGTCCTGATATCATAGCTAGTCCCATCTTCATGCCACGGCGGCGACCATGCCGGCAGCAACGGTGAAGAGCACGAGGGCCATCTGCGCCGAGGATTGATCACTGCCGGaggttgttgttggtggtggtggtggcggtggcggggaAGTCCACGACGGCGCCGCAGGAGCCGACCGTGGTGGCTCTGCCGATCCTGCTGCATTAATAGTCAAATCAAAGCTCTGATCAGACATTGGCCGAAAGCTTCTCCTAGCGATCTAAGTGTCAAACAACCAGTATACCTGAAGGTGGCTGCGCTGCCGGCGACGAGGCCATGGGTCCAGACTGATCCGGCTCGTAGGGAGGAAGTACCACTCCTTGCACTGCAAAATTCATCGATCAATTAGTCGATCGGATCAGAGTACAATCGCGCATGCACGTAGGCAGAGAGGAGTTCGATCGGTCATGAGAGGCTTTGTACGGTGGCTACTTACTGTCGCAGAGCTGGATGGGCGGCTGGACCTGGCCGCAGCTGGTGGGGATCTCGAGGGCGTGGGTGACGTTGACGTCGTAGCCGGTGGAGCGGCCGTAGACGCCGTTGGCGATGTAGCAGAGGCAGAAGGGGTCGGCGTTGAAGGCGGCGCTGTAGGCGTCGCAGCACGCGGGCGAGGCCGCCGGCGCGCCCTCGTACATGAACGCGTGGCACGCCAGCAGGCCGCCCAGCGTGTCCCGGCAGTACTCcgtcccggccgccgccgccgacgccgaggGGGCGAGCGCCGCCGCGGCCAGGGcggcgagcgcgaggaggaggaggggagcaaACCTGGTGCTAGACGCCATGTCGATTGATCGGCGAGTTGCTCGTTTGTAGATCGCGATTGAGGTGTACGTATGCATGCAGGGGCGCGCAGCTTATTATTTATTGATGGGACGTAGGTTGGTAGAGGGGTCAACGTTGAAGAGGATTTGTATTTTGAACGACGGACACATTGCGTCGTGCAAGGGACGGACAAGTCAATAGCCAATACTCCGGTAATGGCACGCCTCCGATAGAAGCAATTCTACCATGCACGGATGCCCGTGCAGGCAGCAGCCCTTACTACAACGTCCTGTTCCACCCGCAATACAAACAAATTTGTACGTAATCCATGCAAACACGATCAAATTCATTCAAACGGGCATAAGTTCGGACATAATAATTTATATAAACATACGATATTTTGTTCATTCAACCATAAAACCTTTATAAAAACattaaaaagaaaactaaactagcTTTCCTACCGGACGGTGATCTCGTACGCCTGGTAGGACTGATCGACAGCACCTTCGTCACCGTTTGTGTCATCGTCGTAGCGGCCCTCCCAGCGGCAAAAGGCGCAAGGACGCGATAGCCCTGCCTACCGCCGCCCGGCGCTCGCAAAGGAGTCGCTCCATTTCCTCCTACACCGTACGGAGGGCCGCCTTGGCCAATGCCGACCTTGTCCTTCCCTTGCCGCCGGCGGAGGTATCGATGAGCGACCACTCCACGCCGATCTTGGCGAGCTCCCCGTAGAGGCGGGCAAACCGTCACGCCGTCGTCTCCACGGTGGTCACCAAACGGTCGCAGGCCCAGGCCTCCACGAGGTCAGGGTCCACAAGGACCCATGTCGGCGTCGCGCCGGACTTGGTGAACACCGAGCGACGCGCCAAGTTGCGCTGCTCCTGCCATGCCGCCTCCTTGGCTGCCCTCTTCCGCGCTACGATGATGCTCCATGACGACGAGGATCTNNNNNNNNNNNNNNNNNNNNNNNNNNNNNNNNNNNNNNNNNNNNNNNNNNNNNNNNNNNNNNNNNNNNNNNNNNNNNNNNNNNNNNNNNNNNNNNNNNNNNNNNNNNNNNNNNNNNNNNNNNNNNNNNNNNNNNNNNNNNNNNNNNNNNNNNNNNNNNNNNNNNNNNNNNNNNNNNNNNNNNNNNNNNNNNNNNNNNNNNNNNNNNNNNNNNNNNNNNNNNNNNNNNNNNNNNNNNNNNNNNNNNNNNNNNNNNNNNNNNNNNNNNNNNNNNNNNNNNNNNNNNNNNNNNNNNNNNNNNNNNNNNNNNNNNNNNNNNNNNNNNNNNNNNNNNNNNNNTGGGGCAACTCCTCCTTGACAGCCTTGCCACGAAAGACATGGCGTTGCGGCGATGTTGGCTCATGCTTGACGCAGCGTCCGATTTGGTAGTGTATACCAACAAGCTGCACTAGGTGGACAACTGTATCGCCATGTTCGAGTGGTTCCTTGGGGAGGGCAAGTACAAGGTGATCGAGTTCGACCTCGGGTACACCAACGGGCGTGTCGGTCATGATTAGAAGGTCGTCATCGTCCAGTGGTGTGTGTGCCagcacgtcctcatctaccactactgcacgGTCATGAGGCCTTGTAAAAGTTTCACCAGGTCTGGTTGGGATCAGGACCCCCAGAGGTCATCGATTTATGTAAGCAGGATACGTTTGATGCTTGATTATTATAAGTTTATTCGCAAAAAAAAGTAATGAAGTTGCCATTATATTGGTACGAAAGTTCTCATGTTATACCAAGTTACCACGTGGCAACTTTGATACTAATACCGTGACCACTTTGTAAACGACTAGCTGGCAACTTCAATGAtgattaccccgcaaaaaaaaaacttcaatgatgaTTTTTTTTCCCGCCAAAACATACACATATGGAATTTAGTATTAAACCTCTTGTCGAGGTAAACCTGGGCGTGATCATCTGATCGTAAATTAGATTAACAGTTTGAGAGATAAAACATGTTAAAATTTGATAAATACATTTATGACGATGATATCGTCATCTCGCCAATAAAGGACCCGCTCACATGTTGGGATTTGTGAATCCTGCATGAAGTACCATGTGGGGCTAATAAATGAGCAACACTTGTTCTCATAGTCCCATCTCTCacaatactccctccgtcacggtttagaagacACAATTAAATTTGCGTGCGTTTCcacaatagacaaggtttagggcgcattgcatttatttctagtagctaattagtacttCGATATACTATTTTtatatgcatgcgtagtgtgaatgctattttttacCCAATTCcacaaccaatagataaccacctaggtcccagagaatttccaagcacgccttctaaaccgtgacggagggagtacatatttttgACTTTGTTGTCTGCAAGAAAAAAACATACTGAAGCTTTTATATTACTACAGTAGGTTCTTAATTTGTGACATCATTATAGTCTTTTCATTGGTTTGTTTCATAAAAAGCATCTATTTCAATTGCACATTTCTCAAATGAACTATTTAATTCTTTTGAAATAAATTGTTTCATATTTtgaaataatcagtttcacaatGATACATTATAAATTATAACTTCACTTTCCATGGTTGATATTTCACAATTTAGCACCTACATTTCACTTTTCATTGGGTTATTTCACAAAAATCACATCTATTTAAATTacatatttttaaaataaatgGTTACACATTTCAAAATAACCCGTTACACAAATATCACATTTTTCAAGTGAAATAGGTTTGTTTCACAAATGAAATGTGAAATGTTGAAATTTAAACGTGTTTGAAATGTGTTCAATATTGGTTTAATTCTAAAGGTCTTGACATCAAGAGTTTGAATATATGAATTATTTAAaaaacacacaaaaaggatatACGTTTTTAATTGGCTAAGATGAAATAAAGTTCATGGATTTGTTTCCAAGAGAGAGACTGTGTTGGGATTTGTGAGCCCCGCACGAAGTATCCCGTAATCCTCATAGGAGCAATGCTATATGCACAGGCAAATTTTTACTTAATTCACGGGGAGGCTTAGCTACGAAATAAGGGTGAGAGGGCCCACACCCCTTGAAAATCAGAGGGAGAAGATTAGTCAACGCACAAAGTCCGTAAAGTCCCGTACTCCCTTTATTCCTAAATGTAGTGCGCATAGGAAATTTTAAAAGTCAAACTCCTCCTGTTTTGACTACATTTATAGAAGACAAATATCTACTTCTATAATATTAAGTAAATATCATTAGATGCCTCACTAAACATATATTTATATTATGTTTATTTGGTATTATTTTTGTTGATACTTTTTtcgctaaacttggtcaaactaaaCAATATTTGACTTCTAAGAAATTTTATGCCGACTACAtttttaggaatagagggagtattacTCTGTGTGTTTAGAACTATTGGTCCTCATAGTCCCACCTCTGAAAATACATATTTTTGACTCTGTTGCGTGCAAGAAATTATGCCAAAACTTTTCGTAACTACTccttccgtccgaaaatacttgtcatcaaaatagataaaaaggaatgtatctagaactaaaatacatctagatacaccccattttgttcattttgatgacaagtatttccggacggagggagtacaatactaTTGTACTTCTTATTTTTGGCGAAGAACTACAATACTACAATATCCATTCATCAGTTGTAGAAGCCCAATAATGCCGCCATCGTGCTGCTGGCATTTCCCCAGCATGCTTGCACACGTACGCAGTCGCTCGATCAAAGCTCAAATCAGAAGTTCAAAAACCATCGAGGTCGAGGAACTCATCCGGATCAATCAACGGCGCATCCTGCTGCCCTCCCTGCCTCTGCATGCCGGCGACGCGGTGGCCGCCTGCTGGCAGCGGCGAAGGCGCCGAGGGAAGGGGTGCGGAAGGAGGAGGAGCCTGCTGCGCGCCGTGCGCGACGACGATGGCGAGCTGCGCCCTGGTCCTGGCGAGCTCGCACTGCGTGGCGAGGATCTCTTCCTGCAGCCGGTTGATGACCCCGGCGCAGCCGTACACCGGGTCCCCTACCCGCCACTGCGCCTCCATCGCCATCGTCTCAGCCGCCTGCGCTCTCTCCTCCACGGGCAAGCTCTGCGCGCGAAATGGCAGCTCAATGTGAGTCTCCAACCATGCAATCGGGAGCTCAACTTACTAACCAGCTGATGGTTTTTCATTACCTGGAGCAACCTGGCAACGTTGCTGGCGCCGAAGACCCGGTGGACGTTGGCGTAGCGGCGGGGGCGGGACGCCGGGAAGTAGGGGGCGAGCACGCAGCCGTGGCCGCACCGCCGGCGCAGGTACTTGCACGCTGCGCAGCGCCTCGggttgccgctgccgccgccttcctcctcctcctcctgcacctcCTCCGGCTCCACGTCGTTGCCGGCAGGGGCCGTCGACATGGTGAACGATCTAGCGATGGATCTTGGTGTGAGTTCGTGAGATCGCGTGGATCCTTCGAAAGATTTCCGGGAGATCTTGTGGGTGCATGTTTATATACACAAATGAGATGGATGCATCGTGCATGGAGGGGAAGCTGGGAATGGCAACGCCAACGGCTACGTCGGTGCAAACTTGGCAGGCTTAACGGCATTGTTGTTGCTAATTGTATCACGAGGCCCACTAATTAAGGAGCGCGCCGGCCGCCCGGCAGCCCCCGCTTGCTACTTTTCTCTCTCCGGCCAGCACCGTCGCCCGTCGCCGGCGCCCacttgagggacaagctttttcgaatGTGGACATGTAGAAGTAGTTGGTTTAGTATTAGCGTTGCATATACTCTGCACGTGTGTGTTAGCTGTATTCGTACAGGAAGGAGTAGAATACAATTAATGTGTTTTCGAAGTCATGGTGACTGccatttagagcatctccagccgcgccctcaGGAAGGTCTCCCCAGGTGATTTTCTCGTGCCGGCGTCGAAAAAACGGCTCAGTCGCGCCTCCAGGAGTTCGATTTTCGCCGGCCTGAGCCGAAAACAGtgtcggcggacccaggccgaacccggcaggctggggggcgcccgggggcgccggggcgagctgttttggcgcgaaaaagccgcgggcccgccgcgtcagcgacacagcgcctcgtcttcccccaacggcctcggttcccgcggggaatcaatggcaaggctgccgccggtcagtcttgccattgattcctcacgggtggcgcgtcacgggacggcgcgccgacaCCTCCCCTCCCTCGCgcacgttcacacgggcgcggcgcggctatatagccggtggcctcactcgcctgtgcccacaccagcccccgcccctcgccgccgcccagcccctccctctgcctctcctgagcgccgccgcccagcccctccctctccctctctacctctcccgagcccgtcgCCATGGAAGAGCGTTttcccggagacgaggcggcggccaacggcttcggccgccgttcgctgcgCGAACaagagtcctggctcctgttctaGGCGAAAaacccggcgccgccggacatgcgcgccgggccgacggggtggaggctcagcaacgggggagtgtccattcccccgttgcccgacgccgtggccaaGCCCAactacttcgccgaggaggtcgaggtcGTACGCGCCTCCCTCACTGACGCCcagctctccctcccccagtatgccgccgacaaccacgcgccttgggcggcgtacttcgagcacCGCTAGCAGCAGCGGTTGGCGTCCACCAAcgacgcgccggtggtcggcggcccgaagaacagcgaggggcgccacctgtggtggggcgtccccggccgcacactcaaGGGCATGctgacgcacctcgagggcggcaacgacccgccgttggcgtacccggcGAGGGTAGCCGCCCCGGCGCACCACCGACgcgccgggccatgggcgccaaggaggttcgggtcctcctcctcttcttcctcctcgcgatcttcctcgcactcctccggtgctccggccctgctcggcgtcaaggccgagcccacgACGGAgatgccgctcggccggcgcactcgcagcgccggcatcttcatcaacgagggcggccggcgcgcctcctcgtcggctcctcctccgcgcttcgtcaagccaaaaacggagccggggctcgcgccggtgaagacggagccggggctcgcgccggtgaagaaggagccggccacgccggtgaagacggagctcgacgacgacgacgcggccctggaatgggcgcgcagggactccatagcgatggagaaggagcgcctggagaaggcaaaggagcgccagtgcgccgccctgcgtCGCTTCgcggagcgccgacgcggccgcgacgaAGGCGGGGTCCTCGTCATCTGCGacagcgccgccgccaccagcccgcgTTGGCGACGCCGGTCGGGGGTCCACCAgggacggccgcgtcaaggaggagaagtccgacgacggcggcgacgatggcggtgGCGACTACTTGGCGTTCAGCCAGTTTCTCTTTTAGTTTAGTTATCTATTTTGCTATGTAATGAAAACCGgcgaacatgtctaatatatgcccAAGTTTGCCCAAATTTATTGTGTTTAGTCGAACTTCGTCGAACTGTGCCAAAATTTGCTATACAAATTTTATTTTTAAACGCGCCTGGGGACgacggctggggaccaactcgcccccaggcccaatttttgcgccggctcacccccaggcggcgattttaggcgccccctaaggggccaacggctggagatgctcttacacagTAATGGGTCAGTTACATGACTCGGTTCAAGGCAACCACTGAAAACTTCCGTGATGTCACACGATCAAGACTGAAAAATATAGCAAGGGGTCGTGTtcatttctactccctccgtccgaaaaagcatACATCTATTTTGAATCtatttgagggacaaacttttttggacgaagggagtacatagTTCTTGTGTATACTAATAAGTTTGATTTTTCTGAAGTGATTCTAGCTTCTGTCGATTAGCTTCACGTTGTCATCAAGATCATGTCACCTGCATATATATTATCAACTAGTGTAGGGAGTGGAAGAAACATATATGGTAGGGAACTAGGGATGCTGTTGATGTCGTCAAATTTCATTTCAGAAATTAACGTATATCATCAATTCGTACATAGTCCATTACAGTTCAGACCAAAAACACCAAACAGATGGTCTGTTCAAAAGTCAGTTATTAATTTCTTTCCCTCGCTGCTTATTGTTTCACAAAAGCCCAATGAACTTGATTTACTTGAACACCAAACAGATCATTTATCTGCACAATTAACTTGATCTGTGCTGTGTGTCTTTCACTAACCTTTCCGCGCCGAGGGATTTCTAGTACCATTTATGTTTGGATGCCAGGATATCAATGTCACTGAAACACACATTAATTTTAGGTAAACATCTCATCGGCCGGGACAAGCAGATCCCATCTCCCCCGCGTGGCGGCCGGGAGGCTCCCAGATCCCATCGGCCGGACTCCacatctcctcctcttcctccctcgccgccgcccagggCACGGCCAGGCGAAGCCTTgccgtcgccggcggtggcggggactCATGGTCCTCCCGCTCGTGTGGTGCTGGCACGGGCCGGCGCCCCCAGGCCGGAGCATGGCGCCAGGCTGGACCCCACGGCGGGTGGTGGCGGAGCTTTGGCGATTCCGTTTCCCCCACGGCAAGCGGCTTCGTGGTTGGGTGCGTCGTGGTcgccagggacggcggcggcgtgaccAGATGGGTTCGCGGCGGCACGGCCGGATCTGGCCCAAGCATGGGCCTTGGTCGCCGGATTGCCGTCGGCACGGTGGCGAGTGCGACTCATCGGCAGCTGGGCGGATCCGCCAAGATTCTACCCTTGTCTGGTCCTTAACAGCGCGGGCAACTCCGgaggaaaccctagatctccttgggatcgagcgatggcggtgcttttgcgtcgtagtccctcttcagggcatcgttttggagtttactccggttgaagggaccagcgactctggcggcgcacgtctggtggatcaactgccgatgaaaatcgcgccAACTACGGTCATGGCGGACAATGGCGGCGTCTTTGatgtccactagtagaaaaatagACTTTTGTCCcgattcataagggcctttagtcccggttctggaaccgggactaaagggtcgttactaaaggtcctccacgtggccgctgcctggaggtccacctttagtcccggttggtaacaccaaccggggattttttttattttttttgaaaatttttcccgattttcaaatttctgaattattttaacctctaatctctaatcacccatcatcactgctcaatttaatctataatcacccctcatcattccaaatcatctaacttcccggatggtcacccatcctcccattcccccagcctgagcacgcttaacttccgggttatattctccctcgtttccaagtctgcacttgttgttttgctgacaatagtaagatgtcaatcttaTTAACCCTCAGAAGTTTAGCTTgaacatgaagtcacacatttcactgtttgagtttaaaactattgttctaaaaaataataattatttagtaacactaatatttcttgaataagtagtttgaccattgttaccacagtttgaccagatttgaccaaaattcaaaaaaactgaaataattatttagtaaaactagtattcttgaataattatttagtaacactaatacttcttgaataagtagtttgaccatagtttgaccagatttaatgatttcttttaaaaaaactaaaatttgagcataacttttttttccttttggaatttgaggattctacaaatttgcaaacaggccgtaggctgtcaaaatcggatgcggattctcgtgctgaacattttgatatattatacatttttttctgacatcgtatgcaaaagttatagccgttttacattttccctacactttttgcaaaacatgtccaaatttaagtttttaaattttcctaactagtatatgtagtaacataactacacctcgaaggattttaacttttgaagtttttacatttttcttttgctttttacaaaactgaaaaggcgatacacGGGGGGCGGGGGGTAGGatttgaaaattgcaccattagtaccggttcgtggcacgaaacctttagtaccggttggtgccatgaaccggtaatAATGCCTCAAccccattagtactggttcgtggcacgaaccggtactaaaggtctaacctttagtaccggttcatggcaccaaccggaactaaaggtcccatttgaaccggaagtaatgcatgtacggtgccctagccgctcgaaccgggactaatgctcacattagtcccggttcgtaatgcaaccggtactaatgctcttttctggccgaaccaaagcccatttttctactagtggttgttcccttgtcgaggcatcgtcgttgctgtttgcatcatcaggctcgggatgctccgggggaaactctagatctgggtcttccggatcAGACGATGGCGGCGTTATCACTTTCCCTCTTGGGGGCAttgttttggagcaagtgctggctggagggatggtggagcggtgcttcatcccacACATTGAGGGCGGCAGATATCGGCGGCATGGCGTTGTGGAGACTCGGCATCCGATGCGcggtgatggactcgcgcaggaggaggtagctatctggcgtcatggtgacgtcgatggcagagtggctaGACAAGGTAGAAACCTCAATATTTGCTCTAAAgatggacctgtggaagatggcggcgacgacacatgcgagtgcgtcagaccggtttgtgccccagacccggtatgtagCTCGGCTGGGGTGTCCGGCTTTTAATGTTAGGCTTAGGTGaatggtttgggtagtggcccagctagcaccccttcatcatatggataggagtagcagcagatgttgccaagatggcgcttctaggcatattgttgtaatacttggTAAGGTCcgagatgcagaggctgggggtcatgctcctttttctaaaaaaaacatgaAAGCTTTGAAAACAGCAGGTTCTGTGATGCCGTAGTTTTTACGTGATGTTTGTGCTATTGTGCAGTCCTTGTGTTGTGCTTCACGCTATGGAAATGACAATAGAAACATGATGTATTGCGCGACCCCTAAtcaaacaaaaacaaaacacaCCATTGCAAAGAACACAGATTAACAGGAAACAACATGAGAGTTCCATTCATG encodes the following:
- the LOC123101445 gene encoding LOB domain-containing protein 24-like — protein: MSTAPAGNDVEPEEVQEEEEEGGGSGNPRRCAACKYLRRRCGHGCVLAPYFPASRPRRYANVHRVFGASNVARLLQSLPVEERAQAAETMAMEAQWRVGDPVYGCAGVINRLQEEILATQCELARTRAQLAIVVAHGAQQAPPPSAPLPSAPSPLPAGGHRVAGMQRQGGQQDAPLIDPDEFLDLDGF
- the LOC123107329 gene encoding non-specific lipid transfer protein GPI-anchored 19-like isoform X2, with the protein product MHTYTSIAIYKRATRRSIDMASSTRFAPLLLLALAALAAAALAPSASAAAAGTEYCRDTLGGLLACHAFMYEGAPAASPACCDAYSAAFNADPFCLCYIANGVYGRSTGYDVNVTHALEIPTSCGQVQPPIQLCDMQGVVLPPYEPDQSGPMASSPAAQPPSGSAEPPRSAPAAPSWTSPPPPPPPPTTTSGSDQSSAQMALVLFTVAAGMVAAVA
- the LOC123107329 gene encoding non-specific lipid transfer protein GPI-anchored 19-like isoform X1, with protein sequence MHTYTSIAIYKRATRRSIDMASSTRFAPLLLLALAALAAAALAPSASAAAAGTEYCRDTLGGLLACHAFMYEGAPAASPACCDAYSAAFNADPFCLCYIANGVYGRSTGYDVNVTHALEIPTSCGQVQPPIQLCDMQGVVLPPYEPDQSGPMASSPAAQPPSAGSAEPPRSAPAAPSWTSPPPPPPPPTTTSGSDQSSAQMALVLFTVAAGMVAAVA